From one Triticum aestivum cultivar Chinese Spring chromosome 4B, IWGSC CS RefSeq v2.1, whole genome shotgun sequence genomic stretch:
- the LOC123092854 gene encoding F-box protein At3g07870 encodes MATRETERGSSGGLPEDMIPEILACLPPKHLLRSRAACKAWRNLATDPAFIGRHHSFQPRQPLVFTYDVGGCLQAVDLATNKRRAVLRVIQRVPVPRPFADDGRGALMVHGSCNGLLLLSFHRSFFVCNPATRQGARLPLLLQDGRHVVGFYQHAASGEYRVLYHEAERLGLQSRHSYYVLTVGSPQARSIDLRTSSAEVGAGLMRGLESSRTSPPVLNGSLHWSPQQSQGGDILVFDQAAESFRRISPPAEASLTKDDHTQLFEMEGKLAMFCSPQFAKNMAVWFMDDYKEMRWVWKYWVKLSFKLAYQPIPLPLCPIVLYQEGDMLVSEEVSDKVLHCDKTGKSQGPVDCSAGGTRVTPHMLKESLVLHEFLQTQRNDGACEWFSEVEFADGSDTAISGDETQTD; translated from the coding sequence ATGGCGACGAGGGAGACCGAGCGAGGCTCCTCCGGCGGCCTCCCCGAGGACATGATCCCGGAGATCCTCGCCTGCCTGCCGCCCAAGCACCTCCTCCGCTCCCGCGCCGCCTGCAAGGCCTGGCGCAACCTCGCCACCGACCCCGCCTTCATCGGCAGGCACCACTCCTTCCAGCCACGGCAGCCCCTCGTCTTCACCTACGACGTCGGCGGCTGCCTCCAGGCCGTCGACCTCGCCACCAACAAGCGCCGGGCGGTCCTGCGGGTTATCCAGAGGGTGCCCGTGCCCCGCCCCTTCGCCGACGACGGCCGCGGCGCACTCATGGTCCACGGCTCGTGCAACGGCCTGCTCCTCCTCAGCTTCCACAGGTCCTTCTTCGTCTGCAACCCTGCGACGCGCCAAGGCGCTCGCCTGCCGCTGCTGCTTCAGGATGGCCGACATGTCGTGGGGTTCTACCAGCACGCCGCTTCCGGGGAGTACCGGGTGCTGTACCACGAGGCTGAGCGCCTGGGCCTCCAGAGCCGGCACTCCTACTACGTCCTCACGGTGGGATCCCCGCAGGCCAGGAGCATCGACCTTCGCACGTCGTCGGCTGAAGTGGGCGCTGGGCTGATGAGAGGGCTGGAGAGCTCTCGCACATCGCCGCCCGTCCTTAATGGCAGCCTGCACTGGTCGCCGCAACAGAGCCAAGGGGGCGACATACTGGTGTTCGACCAAGCTGCTGAGTCATTCAGGCGGATCTCTCCTCCCGCGGAGGCGAGCCTGACCAAGGACGACCACACGCAGCTGTTTGAGATGGAGGGCAAGCTTGCCATGTTCTGCTCGCCCCAATTCGCAAAGAACATGGCGGTTTGGTTCATGGATGACTACAAGGAGATGCGCTGGGTCTGGAAGTACTGGGTTAAGCTGTCCTTCAAGCTTGCTTATCAACCTATACCGTTGCCACTTTGTCCGATTGTCCTGTATCAAGAGGGGGATATGCTGGTGTCCGAGGAAGTCTCTGACAAGGTGTTGCATTGTGATAAGACAGGTAAATCGCAGGGGCCTGTTGACTGCTCTGCTGGGGGCACCAGAGTTACTCCACATATGCTCAAAGAAAGCCTTGTCCTCCATGAGTTCCTTCAGACGCAGCGGAATGATGGTGCCTGTGAATGGTTCTCCGAGGTCGAGTTCGCTGATGGCTCGGATACTGCAATCTCTGGTGATGAAACTCAAACTGATTAA